The genomic stretch CAAAATTCTATCGGGCATCCTAGAAATGTACTTTAACCACCAACATGTCTATCAATCCTTGCAGAAAAATACCCATGTAGCAAAGTTTACTATCTTATTATTGGTTTATTATAAGGTTGCGATTTCCATATCAAAATATGCAGAGTCTAGGCCAACAAAAACATTTGTAGTACCCCGCTTCCACAAATCTACTTCCTAATAAGAAAACAATAGAAAAAATGTTGCTACGAAGAGAGAAAGGGACAGTGACATCCTAGTTTGACAAAATTCTTTAATATTGCTACTAGGACAGAAAGGAATGATGATACACTATGTTAAATGTCATAGTTTGAAAAAAATACTTTCCATCATGCTAATGCTATGGAATCATGGATTTCAGACAATCAACAATTGACCCTGGAGAGTAACAGTCTATTAGTAAAAGCTCATGAGCAGTTCCACATTTCcaagctagagcagcagaggtgacactaaggccttgtttagttcccaaaaactaccaaaaattttcaagattctccgtcacatcgaatcttacaacacatgcatgaagcattaaatatggataaaaataaaaactaattacacagtttatctataaatcgcgagaagaatcttttgatcctagttagtctaagattggacaatatttgccacaaacaaacgaaagtgctacagtatccgaggccaaaattttttgtaaactgaacaaggcctaaggcaaTCGAATTCTGAGCCAAAGGATACCCAAAAATGTTCAAACATATACTCTGTATAAGATATGTTTTACTATTCCAAAACTTTTCATCAGACGGCATATATCATTCGTGTCAAAGATGTTATAAACCTGAATGTACAAGCATCACAATCAGTTCACTCGATCATCAGGTAAAAAGTACAACAAAGTTTATGATAAATACAATACTGTGCATTGTTAATTTGACACCATTAGAAacaaaaccaaaaataaagtaaAGGAGCCAACACTTATTCCAGCCATATATCCGGCCTCCAATAAACTACAATAAGCTTTGCATCATGCTAGATCCCATAGAGTATATGACACTACCTTTGCAGGCACTATTCCAAAACTTTTAATCACATTTCATATTAATCGACTCAAAGATGTTATGAACCTGAGTGTACAAGCATCGCAATCAGTAAACTCATCAGGTAAAAGTACAATAAAGTTTGTGATAAATACATTCTCTGCATTGACAATTTGACACCATTAGAAACCAAAAATAAGTGAAGGAGCCCACACTTATTCCAGCCATATATATCTAACTTCCAAACTTGCTAGATCCCATAGAGTATATCACACTACCTTTGGAGGCACTAAGAGGCACAATCGATTTCAAGTATGAACACTTATATAAGTATGTCTGAAGTTGCAACAAGGAGAGAAGCAATACGTGCCTCTGTGTCAGTAGAGACATGAACTACTATATGCTAGTATAACTGAACCGGGGATTTGAATGAATTCGACGATCGTGATCCGAGAATAAGGCGAGTACCTGCGGGTGCGGGTGCGATTGCTGCGGCGTAGTCGGGCGGCAGCTCCCAGGCGCGAACGGAGGCGGAAGATGGGTTGTTCCCGAGCCCGTGGGCCTCGCACTCGATCAGCTTCTTGGCGCGCATGTCGAAGGAGAAGAGGTAGCCGTCGAGGAAGAAGTAGAGCACGTCGGGGTTTTTTGGGTGGATGAGCGCGAAGACGGGGTCCTTGTCCGGTAGCCCGGCCGCCTTGAAGGTGTCGGAGGCCCGGATGTCGGCGAAGGAGAGCTTGTACTCGGGATCCGTCCAGTCGCCCGTCTCGCGGTCGTCGAGCGTGCGCATGGTGATGAACGTGGGTGCGGCGCTGGCGCCGTGGGCGTGGCCCCTGGGCTTGCGGATCTGGACGCAGCGGAACTTGGCGTCGCTGAGCTGCACGTAGCGGCGGCCGATGATTCCTCTCTCGAATTTGGATTCCAAGTCAGAGGAGAAGCGACGGTCTTGGTCGAAGTCGACGTCGACGTCCGGGAGAGGGACGAAGCTGAATGGGGGAGGGGGTGTCTTGCGGAAGGGTTTGCAGCAGGTGAGGAGGCCGGCGTTGGTGTCGATCCGATCCACCAGATTTTGCCGTGGTGGGAGACGACGTCGTCGAAGACCCAGTACCTGTCGCGCGGGCACCTCATCGTGCTGGTCTGGTCTGGGGAGGCTTCATACTCGGTGCGCCAGTTGCGGGTCCTTGACCAGTAGCGGACGAGGGTGTCCTCTTCGCCTCCACTGCCCACAGTGAAGTGGAAGTCGGCGAGAAGGAAGGAGACCGACGGGGCGAGGGTGAGGAAGGAGACGCGCGGGGGAGCTTGGACGTTGAGGGAGAGGGCGAAGTCGTGCGGGAGGGAGGGGTGTGTCGGAGACGCGCGGGGTGGTGGAGAGGATAAtccacgacggcggcggcgccatttttGCTTGCTTGGGAGTTGGGAGTCCGTTGGGATTCCGGCGCGCTCTTTCGATCTCTGGTGTGGCTGGGGTGGGAAGCGGAAGTCTGGGAGGGGGCAAATAAAGCCTGGGGCCCCCTCCTTTTGTGTCGTGGTGTGCCTGATGCCCTGTGGCGTCAAAATTCCGTGGGGATCATTCAAACCATGCGGGGGCAGCCAACAAACATGCCACAGTAATAATCGAATGAAAAAAACAGTAATAATCCGCTGATGCTGTAGTGATGCCATTTGAAATGAAATTGGAGtttcttttccaaaaaaaaaaagaaagaaattggAGCGAGGATGAAGAGGCAGACGGAGGAGTAATCGAGTAATCAGGGCGCCTCGATCGTCTGGCAGCGCCAGAGAGCCAGCCAGGCAGAGATAGCACGGTGTGCACTGGATGGAATCCGATCAGAACAGCAGCAGGCAGAGCAGAGGCAGGCACGCACGCATGCTTTTTGCTTTTGCGCCGTTTGCCAGtctctctctctacccttctcTCGCTTGGTCGGTACGGTCACCCATGGCTTTTGGCTGTTGCCGTGAACCCGTGTGCCGTGGCGCGGCCGCAGCTGGACACGGGAGCATTACAACCATTCCCTCCTAGCGATCGAAAATAAACTAGATcccaaccaaaaaaaaaatctcagagTAAATGCACTCTTATAGATAGCTTGTTGCGTTACGCATATAGGCATACTAATTCATAAACGACCACTCACGTTCAAACTTCAAAGGGATCCCCATACGCAGTCATACAAGATAAACTTCGTCTCCAGCAGTCAAATTACCAAAACATGCATAACATGGTACTAGTAATTCcatcaccaaaaaaaaaaaaaaaaacagagaaaacTAGCTAGCACCCTGGGTGCAACGCCAGATCACAATATATATTACGCCCTTCAACAACTTGATTGCTTCCTCAACCTGCAACACAGAGCTGACCAAAATCGCAGTGTAAGACAACGATGCAAAACCAAAACAGTACCGTGCAAGACAGCGATTCTTTACATGTAATGATGTTGTTCTTATGTTCTACAAAACAGAATCTACTGCAGATTGTCATCCTAAACAACTTGAGCCTCACCTGCCAAAAAGATAACACTAGTAATCCCCAGCCTCAGCTCTTCATCTTAGATATTCACTGATGATGCTAGTGTCGCAGCGACATCATCTGGTCCATCCTCAGTACTCTCCTTGGCAAAATCTTCAGAAAACATAATATATCAGTCACACTATAAATAAGACCATTACACCTTTTCTTTTGAAAACACGATATATAATAGTACCTTTGAGATAATACTAATGTGAACGCAAGGCTATTAACATGATGGCGAAAAAAATTGGTTACAACATAAGATCATTTAATCTTTTCTACCGTCTTTTGTGggaaacaagaacaagaaatcaATCCATACAAAGTAGAAAGCACCAATCTCCTGGGTAGAGGATATTTTGATGTCATTGCGCGCACACCTAAGTTTATGCCAGATTAGAAAGAATTATCCACTGAAGTTTCATTGCAGCTAGGCAGTGAAACACAGCATTTCAAAATAAACTGAGCAACACAACATTTGAAACCAAACTGGCCATCTTAAACAATTTACCTAATTATGTCTAAAATGTACAAGTACCTTGAAGCATTGTACTTTAATTTCTTACAATTCAACCAAAAAGATATCCACCTAGCTAGCAGGCTAACAAAGCTTTTTCTTATGGATTTATAAGGTCACACAGTTTAATTACAGTGGAAAATATGCTGCACATTCAAGGCCAACTATGACCATTTATAGGATCAGCTAGCCCAATCAGCCTCTAAGGCATACATCAATCAGATAGGGAAAAAAATGCGAGTTCAGCTCGAAATACTATGAATGCTCTGTTCATgtcatttcaaaaaaaaaaaaaacttgcttATTAGCGAAGTCAAGTATGTGAATTCTTGGATACATAGGCAACACAGCAGATAATTACAACTGGGGAGGCAACTTAGAGTAACTTGCTCATGAGCAGTATTCTACAATACCAGATCCCAAGAGCAACAGATGCCACATAAAGAGGAGAAGCAAATTTAGCAGATAAAGTAATTAAAATAATTCAACTTGTATACTTTCTGTAAGATATGTTCCACATTAATGAAGTATTCTAAAATGTCCCATCATATGACACAATAATCAAATCAAAGGTGTCCAACCTAAGTGCATGTGCATTATTGCAATCAAAGAATTCAAGATATTCTGTAGCTGAAACTAACATATTTGTTAGTATGATAAACCCACTGTTGTGTACTGATGCCAACAGAAATTGGAAAGAGGATGAAGAAGATAGCAGTTCAGTAGTTATCAAATTAACCTACAAGCAGGAAGTTCCAAACTTATTACTATAGATGAAATTAATGCGTGCATTGTGGCATCCTAGATTTGATCAAGCTATCGTATCAGGCACTAAAAAGTAGGAAAATAGTTTATTGAGATAAACCAAGTTGTTTATGAAATGCCATCTACTCTTAATAAAACCATGCATCACAATCCTCGGACCAGATCAAGTCAAAGATAAAGGCCTAATGTAGAACCAGGATTCCAGGAGATATCCATATGTATATGTGGCAGCtgctaataattaaataaaatacCATGCATGCTAGAGCTTTACATGATAGATCAAGACATGTAAAACTGTTCTTTGATTAACCAGGTAAAAAAAAACTACTCCTATTTGGTGTAGGATTACACATTTGGGATATTAGTTTCAGGCTTAAGCAAAGCAGTTGGTAAACTGCATGAGATGGTACAGCATGAAAGTGCAATCATCGATATGTATGCTCGAAGTAAGTAATTAACTAGTCTTTTGGTACAATTGCAACGAAGAAGAGCATGCAACCCAATCCAAGGCATTGCTAGCTCATGCAGTGTGAGTAAAACTAGATCAAGCAGAGACACTCCAGCATCAATATAATGATCGAGTACTACAGCAGCATGCAAAGTGTGGAGTGGTACCTGGTGGGGAACGGGAAAGAGGTTGCGGCAGCTGCCAGGCGTAGACGAAGCGGGTGGAGACGAGGTTCCTGGGCGGATCGACGAGGTGGTAGAGGTCGCAGGCGACGACGGCGCGGTCACGCAAGTCGACTCCGACGAGATGGTCCTCCAGGAAGAAGTAGACGACGGCGGGGTCGTCGGGGTGGATGAGCGCGAGGACGGGGATCTTGGCGGGGAGGCCAGCGGCCTTGTAGGTGTGGTGCTCCCAGATGTCAGTGAAGCTGGCCTCGTGCTCCAGCGCCCACTCCGTGGAGTCGGCGTCGGGCAGCGTCCAGACGCTGACCTGGAGACCGCCGCGGCTGTCACGGTTCCTGTACATGTCGACGAAGCACAGCCTGCCGGCGCTGACTCTGACGGCGCGGTACCTGTGGATCACCCCTGCCGCCTGGCCGTACGGGATCTCCTTGGCCGGCGGTAGCGGGACGACGGCGAGGACCGGCTTATCGGAGCAGGGGTCGCAGGCGACGAGGCACCACGAGAGGTCGACCCACCAGAGCCTGCCATGGAGCGCGACGACGCCGTGGGTGCCCAGGGGACGGGCGGGGAGCGGGTAGTCGACGGTCTTGTCGACCCACTCGCCAACGTcggaggagaaggagatgagGGTGGCGTGGTCATCGCCGAGGAAGGTTTGGAGCTCGGCGACGACGTAGCCGGAGCCGTCGGGGGAGGCGAGGATGCCGAGGTGGCCCGCGTTCATGACGAGCTCGGGCTCGGGGAGGGCGAGCGCGGAGGGGTCGGCGACGGAGTCGGCGTTGGCGTGGAGGACGAAGTAGCCGGCGACGTTGGCGAGCCAGCAGAAGGACTGGTGGTCGGGGCGGTCGATGATGGTGGGTCCCTTGGCGCGGCCCTGGTCggcgtggaggaggaggaggccggagGGGTCGGCGGCGAGGAGCTTGGGGTAGTTGTGGGGCGTGACCTTGTCCGGGAAGATGCGCTTGGGGATGGTGAGAAGGGAGATGCGCGGGGGCGCGGCGAGGTCGATGGAGgggttggcggcggcggcggagacgcGCGGGATGGCGCCGAGGATGACCCAGGACGAGCGCGGAGGCTCAGAGGGGGACGGCATTTCCggccggaggcggaggcggcgcgGCCGAGGAGAAGAGAGAAGGGAGCCAGGCCCTCGCTGTCGCTGGCAGGGCAGTTGGACGCAGCGCAGGTCTGGTGCGCAGCGTGCTCTGCTCtgctgccggagccggagccggacgGACTCCTTTTTGATTGCCTGCAAAAAAAAGCTGCAATTGCAACCAACCAGGGAATCACCTAgaccgaaaaccaaaaactttttaagattatcCGTGACATCAAATCTTGGAACATATACtttaagcattagat from Sorghum bicolor cultivar BTx623 chromosome 3, Sorghum_bicolor_NCBIv3, whole genome shotgun sequence encodes the following:
- the LOC110434112 gene encoding uncharacterized protein LOC110434112, with the protein product MGIPLKFELYFRSLGGNGCNAPVSSCGRATAHGFTGIRHTTTQKEGAPGFICPLPDFRFPPQPHQRSKERAGIPTDSQLPSKQKWRRRRRGLSSPPPRASPTHPSLPHDFALSLNVQAPPRVSFLTLAPSVSFLLADFHFTVGSGGEEDTLVRYWSRTRNWRTEYEASPDQTSTMRCPRDRYWVFDDVVSHHGKICFVPLPDVDVDFDQDRRFSSDLESKFERGIIGRRYVQLSDAKFRCVQIRKPRGHAHGASAAPTFITMRTLDDRETGDWTDPEYKLSFADIRASDTFKAAGLPDKDPVFALIHPKNPDVLYFFLDGYLFSFDMRAKKLIECEAHGLGNNPSSASVRAWELPPDYAAAIAPAPAAFRHYRRLDQQEELELGTVVSFLAGLARKAII
- the LOC8078071 gene encoding uncharacterized protein LOC8078071, encoding MPSPSEPPRSSWVILGAIPRVSAAAANPSIDLAAPPRISLLTIPKRIFPDKVTPHNYPKLLAADPSGLLLLHADQGRAKGPTIIDRPDHQSFCWLANVAGYFVLHANADSVADPSALALPEPELVMNAGHLGILASPDGSGYVVAELQTFLGDDHATLISFSSDVGEWVDKTVDYPLPARPLGTHGVVALHGRLWWVDLSWCLVACDPCSDKPVLAVVPLPPAKEIPYGQAAGVIHRYRAVRVSAGRLCFVDMYRNRDSRGGLQVSVWTLPDADSTEWALEHEASFTDIWEHHTYKAAGLPAKIPVLALIHPDDPAVVYFFLEDHLVGVDLRDRAVVACDLYHLVDPPRNLVSTRFVYAWQLPQPLSRSPPDFAKESTEDGPDDVAATLASSVNI